One stretch of Miscanthus floridulus cultivar M001 chromosome 18, ASM1932011v1, whole genome shotgun sequence DNA includes these proteins:
- the LOC136522934 gene encoding uncharacterized protein isoform X3, protein MEPFCFSLQISSCMLIVSSLITTVPPYIDIAPSTGRFGAVPNKHKICRYDSSGEQVSNTKLFVCYIAHHTWQTDIENLFSKYGR, encoded by the exons ATGGAGCCCTTCTGCTTCAGTTTGCAG ATAAGCAGCTGTATGTTAATTGTGTCATCACTTATCACTACTGTCCCCCCCTACATAGACatcgcaccaagcactggaagaTTTGGAGCTGTTCCAAATAAG CACAAAATATGTCGATATGATTCATCTGGTGAACAAGTTAGTAACACCAAGTTATTCGTCTGCTACATTGCCCATCATACCTGGCAAACTGACATTGAGAACCTATTCAGTAAATATGGGAGGTGA
- the LOC136522934 gene encoding uncharacterized protein isoform X4 yields the protein MEPFCFSLQISSCMLIVSSLITTVPPYIDIAPSTGRFGAVPNKGPQDPFHINGQPVRLAGSYRCWFMKKYCWLVCVREKYYSG from the exons ATGGAGCCCTTCTGCTTCAGTTTGCAG ATAAGCAGCTGTATGTTAATTGTGTCATCACTTATCACTACTGTCCCCCCCTACATAGACatcgcaccaagcactggaagaTTTGGAGCTGTTCCAAATAAG GGCCCGCAGGACCCTTTTCACATCAATggccagcctgttcggttggctggttcgtatcgttgctggttcatgaagaagtactgctggctggtttgtgtgagagaaaaatactattccggctag